The Eremothecium gossypii ATCC 10895 chromosome VII, complete sequence nucleotide sequence GCAGGTCTCATGCTCTTTGGTTTGCGAAGTACGGCGCCCGCGTGGTTGTGAACGACCTAAAGGGTGCTGACGGCGTGGTTGCTGAGATCAACAGCCAGTACGGTGAAGGCCGTGCGGTCGCTGACAGCCACAACATCGTGACCGACGCCGCGGCCGTCGTGGAGACTGCAATGAAGGCTTTCGAGCGTGTTGATGTATTGGTTAACAATGCCGGTATTTTGCGTGACCGCTCGTTTGTGAAGATGACTGACGATGAGTGGAATAGCGTCCTGCAGGTGCATTTGTTGTCTGTGTTTGCACTAAGCAAGGCTGTATGGCCTATCTTCATGCAACAGCGCTCTGGTGTTATTGTTAATACCACTTCTACCTCTGGTATCTACGGTAACTTTGGCCAGGCCAACTACTCTGCCGCCAAGGCTGCTGTTTTGGGGTTCAGTAAGTCTTTAGCCATTGAGGGTGCCAAGCGTGGTATCAGAGTTTACGTGATTGCTCCTCACGCCTTCACTAACATGACCAAGACCATCTTCGGCGAGACCGAGATCAAGAGCTCTTTTGAACCTAGTCAGGTTTCTCCATTTGTCGTCTTGCTTGCCTCGAACGAATTTGCAAGAAAGTACAGACGGAGTGTCGGTTCGCTGTTTGAAGTCGGTGGTGGCTGGATCGGCCACACCAGATGGCAGAGAGCCAAGGGTGCTGTCAGTTTGGAGTTGGCTACTGCCGAGTTCATTAGAGACAACTGGGCCACTATCACCGACTTCTCTAAACCTTCATACCCAGCCAGTATTGATGCGGCCGGTAATGATATGATGAAGGCGATCATGACTGCTACCGCTCTTCAGAGCAGCACTGGTGCTCTAAAGTACACTTCTCGCGACAGTATCATTTACAACCTTGGTCTTGGCGCTAACACCACGGAGTTGAAGTATGTCTATGAGAACCACCCAGCCTTCCAAGTTCTCTCAACTTACCCAATTGTTCTAGCTATGAACGCGGGCTTCGTTGACTTCCCTTCATTTGCGGACAACTTCGACTACAATATGTTGCTTCACGGTGAACAGTATATGAAGCTGAACCAGTATCCAGTTCCAACTGAGGGTAGCGTGAAGGTCGAGACAGCACCCGTTGCGTCTACGAACAAGGGCAAGAAGGCTGCTTTGATCGTTATCGGTTATAAGGTTATTGACGCCAAAACGAACAAGCAACTTGCCTACACTGAGGGCTCTTATTTCGTTAGAGGCGCACAAGTCCCTGAGAGCAAGAAGGTTTTGACTGAACGTCCAACGTTCTCTACGACTTCTTTCTCCTCCCCTGACAGGGAGCCAGACTTCGAAGCTGAGATTGACACCAGTGTTCACCAGGCCGCTTTGTACAGATTGGCCGGTGACTACAACCCTCTACACATCGATCCAAAGGTTTCCAGTATTGCCCGCTTCCCAAAACCTATCTTGCATGGGTTGTGTTCCCTGGGATGCACTGCCAAGGCCCTATTTGAGAAATTCGGCCAGTATGATGAGTTGAAGACCAGATTCTCCAGCTTCGTCTTCCCTGGTGATAAGCTAAAGGTTAGAGCCTGGAAGGAAGATGGTGGCATCGTTATCTTTGAGACTATCGATCTCGACAGAGATATGCCTGTGTTGACCAACAGTGCTATCAAGCTTGTGGGCAGCCAGTCCAAGCTATGAGGCTTCTATGGTCAGTTTTCCAGCCGGTAGGATTATATGCAGTTAGATTAATACGTACTAGCTACGCAGTAAATGTTTTCAGTTTACATTTTGTCGATGGCGATTCCTGCCATTGTTAGGTTCTGTCCGAGGAAGCCGCTCTAAATACCGCCCAATATCATAACTTGGAGGCGTGGAATTACTTATACATTATAAATAATAGATAGAAGCGCTACCAAAGGATCCCAATACCGCGCAACGGTCTCTGCCCTGCCGCAACAGCGGCCAGGTTGAACCGCAGCTATACGGGCACCACCGCACTATCGATGAGTTCACTCCCCAGCGCTTGTTGTGCACATATATCCCTTAGATAGGAGAGTCCTCTGGGGGAATGGTCTTTTGCCAATGACTGCCCATCACTGGAAGCTTCTTGTAGAAGGCGTCCTGAAAGGTGGGCCATGCCTCGGTAAAAACAGCTAGGCCGGCAACGTACGCACCGCCCCAAAGCGCCAAGTTAGGCAAGTAGCTAATGAAAGTGGACATTGGGGCTCTGCCAAAACGCATAGCTGGCTTAGCAGACAACTTGGAAAAGTACTATGAACATGTTAGTATCATGACCTTTCAATCATATGGGCAACTGCTCTCTAATAACAGCAATTTCCACCTCTAGCCTGCTAAGAATAACCCTCGTGCCGCCCAAGAGTAGGGCAGCATACGCAACATACGGCAACCATCGTGAACTTAGTGTCTCTCTTGGAGCAACGTATTTTAATATTAGACCGTCCGATACAAATGAGGATTTCACCGTGAGCTGAAAATCTCAACTATCACTTTCCACGTATATAAATGCTGATATTTGATTGGATGTTGGTCACATGACCGGCGTCAGCGTGCTCTCACTGGCGCCAGCGTAATACACGCCAACGCTAGGCAGATACTAAAGCAAAGTGTTTCTTGGTTGCGGTAACCAAATTCATATACTGTACTATGAAGCGTTAATGGTAGGTTGTGCAGCTCTTGCCTGTTTTTTTGTTCTCAAGGATTTGCATTGCATTACTTTTAAGAAAGAACTAACTAAACGTTTGAAAAATGGCTATCCATTTAGGGTGAAGACTCCTGCTAGAGCGTGGGTTTTCTATGGTTTACGGAGGTTTATTTAGCACTATACGCCTCGGCGCATAAGGTGTGTGAAATAAAGTCGAGTTTAACATCTAAGTTAGAAAAGTCAAATGAACTGAGGACGCAGACCATGACATACAATAAGTCGAAGATACCGCCCGCAGAGGAGAGCGGTGGCTGAGATCAATGCAGAATGCTGTGCCATCAAGAGTAGAGGTATGTAGTTTCGTGCTTTGATGAATATATTAGAAGGACTCATCGTCGGATGAGATTAGTTCGATGAAACGAGTAGGGGTGACTTTTTCCTTCTCCTTGTCGGCATCTTTGTATTCATGGGATTTGTCAATGTTGCTCCACATCGTTCCGGAATTCTCGGATATCTTCAAGGAAGCATGGTTGGTAGAATCGAGCTCTTCGGTGGATTCCGTTCTCGGCCTGCCCTTCATTAGCTGGCTCATTCTCTGGGCGCCAAGGCCGTCAAGGCCATACCTAAAATCCATTGGGAGCCTTGATACTGATTCCGGGCGTTCGGTGTCCACAGTTGCGCTTTCGTGGTTTTCAGCGGACTCAAGGCCGGGTGTGTCATCGACAGGGGATGGTTCATCAGGCACCAAGGCCACCGTTTCGTCCGAGGAGTAATCGTGATCTGCATGTGGTGATGGTGGCGGACCAATTGCAACATCCTTCTCTTTGGTCATATGTGCGTTGAAGTTTGTTAGAAGTAATGGGGCAGGAGAGAAAGGCTGAATTGGGACTGGGGTTGCTAGAGTGTTCACTTCCTGCATGGTGGAATAAATAGAAGAGCTCTGGGTCCTGTACGGAGAATTTCCAGGTGTTGAGAGCGTATTTGGGTCCTCTTCCTCGGCCTTTTGGCTCGCCGGTCTAGAGGTTAGCTGCTTCATTACTTCGGTTTCAATCCAGTCAGATATTTCCTTCAAATCCTTCTGTCTCCTAGTAATATAATGAAAGGCAGTACGGAACTTGTCGCGCTTTTTCTCACAGTTCGAGGATTGAAGCTCAAATTGGTACCTGTTGATTATATGCAAGCACTTGGTTAGAACGCGGTTTTTGATTTCAGACTCAGTCTCCAATTGTTCTGTAGCCGTCAAATGTTCCTGTTCTCGTTGTTGAAATTCAGCCTTTGCACTCATAAGGCTCTCAACAATATCCTTCTTTTCGTCTATTATCGCGTTCTTCTCAGACTCTATATGTGCAATCTTTTCGTGCAACTCTGATATTTCCTCCGCAGAAATTAGGAGTTTGTCATGCGCTTCCTCTAATTGAAGTTCTAAACTATGGATCTCTTCTTGGTATAGCTTTTCATTAAAGAAACCTAGAGTTTTCCGGCGTTGTTTTAACGGAAGCTTGGAAAGTTCTCGGACTTGCTTCCTGTGGGCATCTTCCATCGAACTCATTTGGCGTTCAAGTTCCTCGGCATGGTCTCTTAATACCCCTAACTCTTTCTGCATTGCAGCTTTCTTGACAAGCAGATCTCTGTAATTCTCCTTGATCTTCATGAGCTGTGCCACGGTCTCATTCTTTTCTTCAATAGTTTGAACTAGCCGCTGACATTCCTTTTCCAAATATGGAGAGTCCTTGTAAATATTAAGTTCCTTCCTCAAGCGTTCATTCTCACTTATTAACTCTCTGTTCATGGCATGGAATATACCAAACTCTCCAATTCTTGAATCAATTGTGGTAGCAAAGGATCGTATGACTGACTGTGTGTCGCTGTTCCAGGTAGGATAGTTCGACTCCTTAAAAAACTTGTTCATATCGTTAATTAGGCTAGATTGTTCGTTGAATAATGCTGTGAACCTCTTGTCATAAAAGTTCCTGTAATACGCAAGCTCTTCCTTCTGTGCTTTCGCTTTCCGTTTCAGTACCTCTCTCTCCGAATTTAGTTTCTCATCCAACTGAGACACTTTGAAATCCAATTCTTCTATGGTAATTTGCATCTCGTTTATTTGGTAGCACAGATCACGGATACTATTCCTTAAGAAGGCTGTCTCTTTGTTCTTATCCAGTAAGCGTCGCATAACCTTTTTATTATTGCTGGCAATGCATGCTACTAGGACTTCTAAGTTAAATGCAAGATCGTTCACGTCAGCCAATTCTGTGTCGTAGCCCACTACATTGTAGAGCTTATAGATTAAACCTCGAATGCAATCATTGGGGTAAGCCACAGCTTCTGTAGTCTGCCTATAGCAGAACTTTTCATCTTCAAGGGTATGTCTTGAAGGCGGCTTTAAGGAACCCTTCATCGAAGTACTGGGTCTTTCTACCCCTCCGCGGGAGCAGGATGTAGCCGGAGCTTCTGAATCAAACTCTTGCACTTCAAACTCTTGTCGTGGACCGAACGCAACTTTAGCTGCGCCTTCAGGTTTTGTTTCTTTACTGCCAGAACTTGTGGGCGGTGATGGTAGGAATTTTCTCCAATCTGGGGTAAGTTCCTTCATATCGAGTGACACTGCACGCCCAAAGCATTCGAATTTCGATATATCCTCGTACTCCTCTGATATTGTATAAGTGTCAGGGTTGAACGGTACGTAGTCATCCTTGTCGAATTGTGTCTTGAAGTAAAACTTCATGTGGTTCCAAAACACAGAAACTGAGTTTGAGTATCCCCTGGTTTCTTTCCACGACTGGTACAACAAATGCACTGGCGAGTTGGCGGCTATCTCCTTCAACTTGTTCTGGTACGCTGCATTCTTTCGCCATTTAATCTGTTCGATAATGTCCGGTTCCTGTGCAAGAGAGGGGTCTCCACCAAATGGCATCGATGAGAGCTCACTCACTGGCTTCCGCAAAGATAGCTCTGCCATGCTACTTGGTGTGCTATTCTTCCGCGGGAAAGTGTCTGGAGGGCTTTTTTGTTGCGACTCTCTTGATGAGGGCGCTGACGATGCCCGTACACGCCGAAAGCGCTTCATCTTTGGCGATAAGATCGAAGGCCGCTTCAACCGACCCAAGGCCTTCTCCTTCCAATAGCTGCCGTTAGTAGTGTGAGGCCTACTTTCACTAGCAGCAGATATTGAACGTTGCAATGTCTGAGTAGGCGTTATCACTTTTTGTAACCGATTCTCTCCCAACTGGATGGAGGACGAATCGGGAGAGGAAGAAGCAGTAGAGGTCGGAGTAGTTGGTAGATCCATTCGGTAACTGTGAGTGCAGAGTTTAATGTCAGATCCTAGCAGTTCCCTTCCTTAATTATCGTAAAAGACTTCGAGAACCAAGAAAACACTTGATTGTGACAGTTCTCTATTTAAGCCACCTAACAATGCGTCAATATGTGTAGGCTTCCCTTAAGACAATCGATGCGTCTGGTTTAGTACCAGGTACAAAATACTGTTCTTTGCGTCCGTTCCTCGACGTCCTGTGCCGCTGTCGCCCTGCGACAGTGTCACTGACGCAGACGCACCAGCTA carries:
- a CDS encoding AGL058Cp (NOHBY706; No homolog in Saccharomyces cerevisiae; Syntenic homolog of Kluyveromyces lactis KLLA0E13926g) — its product is MDLPTTPTSTASSSPDSSSIQLGENRLQKVITPTQTLQRSISAASESRPHTTNGSYWKEKALGRLKRPSILSPKMKRFRRVRASSAPSSRESQQKSPPDTFPRKNSTPSSMAELSLRKPVSELSSMPFGGDPSLAQEPDIIEQIKWRKNAAYQNKLKEIAANSPVHLLYQSWKETRGYSNSVSVFWNHMKFYFKTQFDKDDYVPFNPDTYTISEEYEDISKFECFGRAVSLDMKELTPDWRKFLPSPPTSSGSKETKPEGAAKVAFGPRQEFEVQEFDSEAPATSCSRGGVERPSTSMKGSLKPPSRHTLEDEKFCYRQTTEAVAYPNDCIRGLIYKLYNVVGYDTELADVNDLAFNLEVLVACIASNNKKVMRRLLDKNKETAFLRNSIRDLCYQINEMQITIEELDFKVSQLDEKLNSEREVLKRKAKAQKEELAYYRNFYDKRFTALFNEQSSLINDMNKFFKESNYPTWNSDTQSVIRSFATTIDSRIGEFGIFHAMNRELISENERLRKELNIYKDSPYLEKECQRLVQTIEEKNETVAQLMKIKENYRDLLVKKAAMQKELGVLRDHAEELERQMSSMEDAHRKQVRELSKLPLKQRRKTLGFFNEKLYQEEIHSLELQLEEAHDKLLISAEEISELHEKIAHIESEKNAIIDEKKDIVESLMSAKAEFQQREQEHLTATEQLETESEIKNRVLTKCLHIINRYQFELQSSNCEKKRDKFRTAFHYITRRQKDLKEISDWIETEVMKQLTSRPASQKAEEEDPNTLSTPGNSPYRTQSSSIYSTMQEVNTLATPVPIQPFSPAPLLLTNFNAHMTKEKDVAIGPPPSPHADHDYSSDETVALVPDEPSPVDDTPGLESAENHESATVDTERPESVSRLPMDFRYGLDGLGAQRMSQLMKGRPRTESTEELDSTNHASLKISENSGTMWSNIDKSHEYKDADKEKEKVTPTRFIELISSDDESF
- the FOX2 gene encoding bifunctional hydroxyacyl-CoA dehydrogenase/enoyl-CoA hydratase FOX2 (Syntenic homolog of Saccharomyces cerevisiae YKR009C (FOX2)), which translates into the protein MSLTFNDRVVIITGAGGGLGREYALDYAKRGAKVVVNDLGGTLGGSGHDTRAADKVVEEIRKAGGTAVANYDTVTDGDKIVKTAIDAFGRVDVIVNNAGILRDGSFAKMTEKNFSAVVDVHLNGSYKLCKAAWPYMRQQKYGRIVNTASPAGLYGNFGQTNYSAAKLGLVGLSETLAKEGHKYNIKVNVIAPIARSRMTEGLLPDHVIRVMGPEKVVPMVVYLTHENTEVTNSIFEPGAGYYTQVRWERSSGGLFNPDEKTFTPEAILHKFPEVLDFKDKPFKAVEHPYQLADYNDLISKARQLPPNEQGSVQVKSLKDKVVIITGAGAGLGRSHALWFAKYGARVVVNDLKGADGVVAEINSQYGEGRAVADSHNIVTDAAAVVETAMKAFERVDVLVNNAGILRDRSFVKMTDDEWNSVLQVHLLSVFALSKAVWPIFMQQRSGVIVNTTSTSGIYGNFGQANYSAAKAAVLGFSKSLAIEGAKRGIRVYVIAPHAFTNMTKTIFGETEIKSSFEPSQVSPFVVLLASNEFARKYRRSVGSLFEVGGGWIGHTRWQRAKGAVSLELATAEFIRDNWATITDFSKPSYPASIDAAGNDMMKAIMTATALQSSTGALKYTSRDSIIYNLGLGANTTELKYVYENHPAFQVLSTYPIVLAMNAGFVDFPSFADNFDYNMLLHGEQYMKLNQYPVPTEGSVKVETAPVASTNKGKKAALIVIGYKVIDAKTNKQLAYTEGSYFVRGAQVPESKKVLTERPTFSTTSFSSPDREPDFEAEIDTSVHQAALYRLAGDYNPLHIDPKVSSIARFPKPILHGLCSLGCTAKALFEKFGQYDELKTRFSSFVFPGDKLKVRAWKEDGGIVIFETIDLDRDMPVLTNSAIKLVGSQSKL
- the QCR10 gene encoding ubiquinol--cytochrome-c reductase subunit 10 (Syntenic homolog of Saccharomyces cerevisiae YHR001W-A (QCR10); 1-intron); translated protein: MVAVCCYFSKLSAKPAMRFGRAPMSTFISYLPNLALWGGAYVAGLAVFTEAWPTFQDAFYKKLPVMGSHWQKTIPPEDSPI